One part of the Corynebacterium aurimucosum ATCC 700975 genome encodes these proteins:
- a CDS encoding peptidyl-tRNA hydrolase, which yields MNNLREAHRRLTVACSERSWRDDPEDPEKPETVQAMQIALNLPKQDPPARTEVLEAAARGVVKLCLDDKAGQDGAFAEALGQWYGHRIRKVARRARNKAWRDVQALPGVTVEDRARVFLPSAVQDVHPLVAKLQIGHTDLPKDEPGPALGDAPVIYIDASLAMSAGKAAAQVGHGSMLLAAAMSAEDVEDWAAQDFALSVREITHEEFAVACARPGAVVVRDAGFTEVAPDSATVCALRRP from the coding sequence GTGAATAACCTCCGTGAGGCCCATCGCCGCCTCACGGTAGCGTGTAGCGAGCGCAGCTGGCGGGATGATCCTGAGGACCCCGAAAAGCCTGAGACGGTCCAGGCGATGCAGATTGCGCTCAACCTACCCAAGCAAGACCCGCCCGCACGCACGGAGGTGCTGGAGGCGGCGGCGAGGGGCGTCGTCAAGCTCTGCCTCGATGATAAGGCCGGGCAGGATGGGGCCTTCGCCGAGGCCCTAGGGCAGTGGTACGGGCACCGCATCCGCAAGGTGGCGCGCCGCGCACGCAACAAGGCGTGGCGTGATGTCCAGGCCCTGCCGGGCGTCACCGTGGAGGACCGCGCGCGAGTTTTCCTCCCTTCGGCGGTGCAGGATGTGCACCCACTCGTGGCGAAGCTGCAGATTGGCCATACTGACCTGCCCAAGGACGAGCCGGGCCCCGCGCTTGGCGACGCCCCCGTGATCTACATCGACGCCTCCCTCGCGATGAGCGCGGGCAAGGCCGCCGCACAGGTGGGGCACGGTTCGATGCTGTTGGCCGCGGCGATGAGCGCCGAGGACGTGGAGGACTGGGCGGCACAGGACTTTGCGCTGTCCGTGCGCGAAATTACCCATGAGGAGTTTGCCGTGGCTTGTGCGCGTCCGGGAGCGGTGGTGGTGCGCGACGCCGGCTTCACCGAGGTCGCCCCGGACTCAGCCACGGTGTGCGCGCTGCGCCGCCCCTAG